A window of Patescibacteria group bacterium contains these coding sequences:
- a CDS encoding PKD domain-containing protein has translation MLKRHLSYFFLLCVTVFSTPFFAGAQVVINEIAWMGTNDSASNEWAELANTGSSIDLTGWILRIEGKKDIALSGSIAGNGYYLIERTDDNTVPDVPADLINPFGGFLDSGAILVLLDGNGNEKDRVDGSDGWKIGGGEVKGNKSTKETAGRSGSVWITAAPTPRAINVVSPTAIDSTSEQETSTTNTSNTNSNNVSSGFPVEPQIYANAGSDKTVQAGADVLFEGQALGIEKKPLPNARFIWSFGDGGTKEGQNVLHHYSYPGEYIVVLDIASGKFSASDRARVRVIPASISISAVGVGTNPFIELSNTSQTELDISWWRLSAGEHYFTIPKNTFIPPESPIRFVASVTGLPSTSGSDVALLYPNGELAYRYGTEAIDASPVAKSVEERVSTQSASLPVVSASYPQATKENGSARAEQELGSYEEASDTPLALTAGALMPLEATQESSLTKWLLALFGVTFTGVAGVIFIRRKEETTEGLISANEITILD, from the coding sequence ATGTTGAAGAGACATCTGTCCTATTTCTTTCTTTTATGTGTCACGGTGTTCAGCACGCCTTTTTTCGCAGGAGCGCAAGTGGTCATCAATGAAATTGCGTGGATGGGGACGAATGATTCCGCGTCAAATGAGTGGGCTGAGCTCGCAAACACTGGGAGCTCTATTGACCTTACCGGATGGATACTTCGCATTGAGGGGAAAAAAGATATTGCGCTCTCTGGAAGCATTGCAGGGAATGGCTACTATCTCATTGAGCGTACCGACGATAACACGGTTCCGGATGTGCCTGCCGATCTTATCAATCCGTTCGGCGGATTTCTCGACTCAGGTGCTATACTCGTACTTCTTGATGGAAACGGAAATGAAAAAGATCGGGTTGATGGAAGTGATGGATGGAAAATCGGCGGGGGAGAAGTGAAAGGAAATAAAAGTACCAAAGAAACTGCGGGGCGGAGTGGGAGCGTATGGATTACCGCCGCACCAACACCGCGAGCAATAAATGTTGTCTCACCGACAGCAATCGACAGCACTTCAGAACAGGAAACTTCCACCACAAATACTTCTAACACAAACTCAAACAATGTTTCTTCCGGATTCCCCGTGGAGCCGCAGATATACGCGAACGCGGGTTCTGACAAGACAGTTCAGGCGGGAGCGGATGTGCTATTTGAAGGGCAAGCACTCGGCATAGAAAAAAAGCCGCTCCCGAACGCGCGCTTTATTTGGAGCTTCGGTGATGGAGGCACAAAAGAGGGACAAAACGTTTTGCATCATTATTCATACCCGGGGGAATATATCGTAGTGCTTGATATCGCATCGGGTAAATTTTCCGCATCCGACAGAGCGCGCGTGCGCGTGATCCCCGCATCCATCAGCATCAGTGCTGTTGGAGTTGGTACAAATCCTTTTATTGAGCTTTCCAACACATCTCAAACAGAACTGGATATTTCATGGTGGCGTCTCTCCGCGGGAGAACATTACTTTACGATACCGAAAAACACGTTTATTCCTCCCGAATCGCCTATCCGTTTTGTCGCTTCGGTAACGGGGCTTCCCTCGACAAGCGGGAGTGATGTGGCGCTTCTATATCCGAATGGCGAATTGGCGTACCGCTACGGAACAGAAGCCATTGATGCGTCACCAGTCGCAAAGAGCGTCGAGGAACGTGTGAGCACGCAATCTGCTTCTCTGCCTGTTGTTTCCGCCTCTTATCCTCAAGCAACGAAAGAGAACGGAAGTGCGCGAGCTGAACAAGAACTCGGCTCCTATGAGGAAGCGTCCGACACTCCTCTCGCGCTTACCGCGGGAGCTTTGATGCCTCTGGAGGCAACACAGGAATCCTCGCTTACCAAGTGGCTTCTGGCGCTTTTCGGTGTAACCTTTACGGGGGTCGCGGGAGTTATATTCATCAGACGCAAAGAAGAAACCACAGAAGGCTTGATCAGCGCGAACGAGATCACGATTTTGGATTAA
- a CDS encoding type IV secretory system conjugative DNA transfer family protein, whose protein sequence is MDEKNPITYFAETDFRNKKEKFGIKASDRTRHVYTIGKTGMGKSTLLENMAVQDIQNGNGIAFIDPHGGTAEKLLDYIPEHRIKDVVYFAPFDMEHPISFNVMEDVGYDKRHLVVSGLMSAFEKIWADAWSARMAYILSNTLFALLEYPGSTLLDINKMLVNKEFRKKVVDNITDPSIKSFWVDEFAKYSDRYAQEATPAIQNKVGQFVSNPLIRDIIGQPKSSFDIRDIMDNKKIFIMNLSKGRIGESNTNLLGSMLITKIYLAAMSRADLSNHELAAKPNFYFFVDEFQSFANKSFADILSEARKYKLNLTIAHQYIEQMEEEVRSAVFGNVGTMIVFRVGSFDADIFEKEFAPTFMAEDVVNLGFAQVYLKLMIDGVSSKPFSAMTLPPIALPPVSSRDKVIESSRRLYARPRTEVEKIIRERINEEGIPKEKEKKDAAPSIVSAGKEGNVGRGRREEEREKPATADRPAVAERKHVPDPRRQFPPKEHAPEFKRPEAIKEQTPPPTPAVLETQRTDRRQGYAPRRTEAPSENKNQLREALAGILKEQQAKEQQEAKQEAKTEKREKPTLPLTPTPASAHTKQESGTHNGSIKEIPEEALKKILE, encoded by the coding sequence ATGGACGAAAAGAACCCAATCACCTATTTTGCCGAAACCGATTTTCGTAACAAGAAAGAGAAGTTTGGCATTAAGGCATCGGACCGGACGCGCCATGTCTACACCATTGGTAAGACGGGTATGGGAAAGTCTACACTCCTTGAGAATATGGCGGTGCAGGATATCCAAAACGGCAACGGCATCGCGTTTATTGACCCGCACGGCGGAACGGCGGAAAAATTACTTGATTATATCCCTGAACACCGCATCAAGGATGTGGTCTATTTCGCGCCGTTTGATATGGAGCACCCCATTTCTTTCAACGTGATGGAGGACGTGGGTTATGACAAGCGCCACCTTGTGGTTTCCGGTCTCATGAGCGCATTTGAGAAGATATGGGCGGACGCATGGAGCGCCCGCATGGCATATATTTTGAGCAATACGCTTTTTGCGCTTCTTGAATATCCCGGTTCTACGCTCCTTGATATCAACAAGATGCTCGTGAACAAGGAATTCAGAAAGAAAGTGGTGGATAACATTACCGACCCGTCCATCAAATCATTCTGGGTTGATGAGTTTGCAAAATATTCCGATCGCTACGCGCAAGAGGCGACGCCGGCAATCCAGAACAAAGTGGGGCAATTCGTTTCCAACCCTCTCATCAGAGATATCATTGGCCAGCCGAAATCCTCGTTTGATATCCGCGATATCATGGACAACAAGAAGATCTTCATCATGAACCTCTCCAAGGGGCGCATCGGGGAGAGTAATACCAATTTGCTCGGAAGCATGCTCATCACAAAGATCTATCTCGCCGCGATGTCCCGCGCCGATCTCTCAAACCATGAACTTGCCGCGAAGCCGAATTTCTATTTTTTCGTGGATGAATTTCAATCGTTTGCCAACAAATCGTTTGCGGATATTTTGTCTGAGGCGCGAAAATACAAGCTCAATCTGACCATCGCGCACCAATACATTGAGCAGATGGAAGAGGAGGTGCGGAGCGCCGTATTTGGTAACGTCGGGACGATGATCGTGTTTCGTGTCGGGTCGTTTGACGCGGACATATTTGAAAAAGAGTTCGCGCCGACCTTTATGGCGGAAGATGTCGTAAATTTGGGTTTTGCGCAAGTCTACCTCAAGCTCATGATTGACGGAGTGAGTTCAAAACCGTTTTCCGCAATGACGCTTCCTCCCATCGCACTCCCTCCGGTGTCTTCTCGCGACAAGGTGATCGAGTCGTCACGGAGACTGTATGCTCGTCCGCGCACGGAAGTGGAAAAGATAATCAGGGAGCGAATAAACGAAGAGGGAATACCCAAGGAGAAAGAAAAGAAAGATGCCGCGCCCAGTATCGTTTCGGCAGGTAAAGAAGGCAATGTCGGGAGAGGGAGGAGAGAAGAGGAGCGGGAGAAGCCTGCCACAGCAGACAGGCCTGCCGTGGCGGAGAGGAAACATGTCCCCGACCCAAGAAGACAGTTTCCACCCAAGGAGCACGCACCAGAATTCAAAAGACCCGAGGCCATAAAAGAACAAACGCCTCCTCCTACTCCCGCAGTGCTTGAGACGCAGAGGACGGACAGGAGGCAGGGGTACGCACCGCGTCGCACCGAGGCACCCTCCGAGAACAAGAATCAATTACGCGAGGCGCTTGCCGGTATCCTTAAAGAACAGCAGGCAAAAGAACAGCAAGAGGCAAAACAAGAAGCAAAAACAGAAAAGAGAGAAAAACCTACTCTGCCACTGACACCCACTCCCGCCTCTGCGCACACGAAGCAGGAAAGTGGTACGCACAACGGAAGCATCAAAGAAATCCCGGAAGAAGCGCTTAAAAAAATTCTTGAGTAA